The following are encoded together in the Vespa crabro chromosome 12, iyVesCrab1.2, whole genome shotgun sequence genome:
- the LOC124428335 gene encoding partitioning defective 3 homolog yields the protein MKVTVCFENVRVVVPCGDGTLLVKDLMHEAILRYKKATGKNDSGITINSLSTLTGGGLLDPDDRLCDVADDREQIVAHFASNDVIHAGGDGASSVGTNSPDFFHSDGKDQPYMIDTHASISSSSIKREGVKRLSMHALSNREPNLTTYSAQSLPRESRRREPLGQDAKACYDFSNTNVESLDQGEIREIVIKNEAGPLGLHVVPCYDLLGNDQGLRVEGIEPNGRIARDGQIDLHDKIIKINGHNLLHIPFSKVQDIFRTCMTEKCLKISIVKHKKSHNEKSIRKSHININETTEKSENEDNVKRLQCSNYNILQTANTRKIGRMIEIELTKGNNGLGFSVTTRDNPAGGHCPIYIKNILPMGAAVEDGRLRPGDRLLEVNKKEMTGKSQAEVVSLLRSIPAGGKVRLVVSRQEEVSSNSLDSHCQTSSINQPLEVIEGSKYWNALDRSPTNKNNDFQEKLNVHDYEKCTFKTVKPSEDIVLSPRKNRMILTLDIPVHDSEKAGLGVSVKGKTSSTDDNTNMDLGIFIKSVLHGGAASRDGRLRTNDQLLNVNGVSLLGLSNSDAMETLRRAMLNTNSSVTGVITLTIARRLSSYDANDKNIIENMSSHCKIESSNTIYISDSTKVNDGRVKEKNNLNSQSETLDNAGLLSCVTASPWNPVIDRLTEQYNKNSLRNESYCIATNKTWIEPVTVSNVKKITIGPREDRVESVLLEESNNECSQSVETKKNLDDKDSQYSGDPTYDSQLSLEEFNSSSNKFSRDALGRQSMSEKRHAALDAKNTDTYKRNKKLREGRENKNVEQQNNQSAETDDCLRKECKIDNYEKSGIKVTVPESTTCDNNTKVYDKKSLDPTQSEYVYTIPGCNNKYTSPRKHWLVDDVHGEISSTNHFKDDHEGFSNSRGDVKQASLNSALDDRYKRSRKKGGIRSMLRLGKNRKSLNFGDSIEGRHESSNYCSGTINYIA from the coding sequence ATGAAGGTAACTGTGTGTTTCGAAAACGTTAGAGTGGTAGTTCCATGTGGAGACGGAACGCTACTTGTTAAAGATTTGATGCACGAAGCTATATTGAGATATAAAAAGGCAACAGGAAAGAATGACAGTGGTATTACCATTAATAGTTTATCTACATTGACCGGTGGTGGACTTCTTGATCCTGATGATAGGTTATGCGATGTTGCTGACGATAGAGAACAAATTGTTGCCCATTTTGCAAGTAACGATGTCATTCATGCCGGCGGAGATGGAGCTAGTTCGGTTGGTACCAATAGTCcagatttttttcattccgaTGGTAAAGACCAACCATATATGATCGATACTCATGCATCAATATCCAGCAGTAGTATCAAAAGAGAAGGCGTCAAAAGATTATCTATGCATGCTCTTTCAAATAGAGAACCTAATTTAACAACATATTCGGCTCAATCATTACCTAGAGAATCTCGACGTAGAGAACCATTAGGACAGGATGCCAAAGCTTGTTATGATTTTTCAAATACCAATGTAGAATCTTTAGATCAAGGAGAAATTCGTGAAATTGTGATAAAAAATGAAGCCGGACCATTGGGACTTCACGTAGTTCCATGTTATGATCTTTTAGGTAATGATCAAGGTCTTAGAGTGGAGGGTATTGAACCTAATGGACGTATAGCACGCGATGGTCAAATTGATCtacatgataaaattattaaaataaatggcCATAATTTGTTACACATACCATTTTCCAAAGTCCAAGATATCTTTAGAACCTGTATGActgaaaaatgtttaaagatATCGATTGTAAAGCATAAAAAATCACATAACGAAAAGTCCATTCGCAAAagtcatattaatattaatgagacCACTGAGAAATCTGAAAACGAGGACAATGTCAAAAGGCTTCAATGtagcaattataatatattgcaAACTGCGAATACTAGAAAGATTGGCCGTAtgatagaaatagaattaaCTAAAGGAAATAATGGATTGGGCTTTAGCGTTACCACACGTGATAATCCTGCTGGAGGTCATTGtccaatttatataaaaaatatcttaccAATGGGTGCTGCAGTTGAAGATGGTAGATTAAGGCCCGGCGATAGATTATTAGAagtcaataaaaaagaaatgactgGTAAAAGCCAAGCAGAAGTTGTCTCTTTGTTGAGAAGTATACCAGCTGGTGGTAAAGTTCGATTGGTTGTATCGCGTCAAGAGGAAGTCTCATCGAATAGCTTAGATTCACATTGTCAAACATCTTCCATTAATCAGCCATTAGAAGTAATAGAAGGTTCAAAATATTGGAACGCATTGGATAGATCTccgacaaataaaaataatgattttcaagaaaaattaaatgtacaCGATTATGAAAAATGTACATTTAAAACAGTCAAACCTTCTGAGGATATTGTATTGTCACCACGTAAAAATCGTATGATATTAACATTAGACATTCCAGTACATGATTCTGAAAAAGCTGGCTTAGGTGTCAGTGTAAAAGGGAAAACAAGTAGTACAGATGACAATACTAATATGGATTTaggaatttttatcaaaagtgTACTTCATGGTGGTGCAGCCTCAAGGGATGGCCGTTTACGTACTAATGATCAATTGCTTAATGTTAATGGTGTATCACTTTTGGGATTATCAAATTCTGATGCAATGGAAACTTTAAGAAGAGCAATGCTTAATACAAACAGTTCTGTTACTGGTGTCATTACACTTACAATTGCCAGACGTTTATCGTCATACGACgctaatgacaaaaatattattgagaaTATGTCTTCTCATTGTAAAATAGAATCTTCTAATACCATATACATTTCAGATTCCACGAAAGTTAATGATGGTAGagtcaaagagaaaaacaatttaaattcACAATCTGAAACATTGGATAATGCTGGATTATTATCTTGTGTAACAGCTTCTCCATGGAATCCTGTTATTGACAGATTAACggaacaatataataaaaatagtttaaGGAATGAGAGTTATTGTATTGCCACTAATAAAACTTGGATAGAACCGGTTACCGTGagcaatgttaaaaaaataactataggACCGAGAGAAGATCGTGTTGAGTCAGTATTGTTAGAAGAATCAAATAACGAATGTTCTCAGTCTgttgaaacgaagaaaaatctaGATGATAAAGATAGTCAATATTCTGGCGATCCAACGTATGATAGTCAATTATCCTTAGAAGAATTTAATTCttcgtcgaataaattttcacgTGATGCTTTGGGTAGGCAAAGTATGTCAGAGAAAAGGCATGCCGCGCTTGATGCAAAAAATACGGATACctataaaaggaataaaaagttaCGAGAAggtagagaaaataaaaatgtagaaCAACAAAATAATCAATCCGCGGAGACGGATGATTGTTTAAGAAAGGAatgtaaaattgataattatgaaaaaagtgGGATTAAAGTAACAGTACCAGAAAGTACTACATGtgataataatacgaaagtttatgataaaaaatcattagatCCAACACAATCTGAATATGTTTATACTATTCCtggatgtaataataaatatacatcgCCAAGAAAGCATTGGCTAGTAGATGATGTACATGGAGAGATATCTAGTACtaatcattttaaagatgaCCA